Genomic segment of bacterium:
GTAGGTTGAGCATCAGGCCATGCCTGGGGATGGTCGTGACGATCTCTCGGGCGTCGCGGTCGGGGAAGGCCTGGGCGAGCTTGCCGCACAGGCGGCTGCGGTGGGCGTAGATCTGCCCCGGCTCGGCCAGCGGCTCGCCCCACATGCGGTCATAGAGCACCTCGTAGCTGACGCACTTGCCGGGCTTCTCGGCCAGCGTGTGGAGCAGCCGGAACTCCGCCGGCCGCAACGGCACCGGCTGCCCGAAGAACACCGCCAGGTCGGGCCGGTCGTGGCTGAGCACCAGCGCTGGCAGGGGAGGCGCTTCCGCCTCGCGTGGGGCGGGACTTCCAGGACCGCCCGATACGTCGCGTGGTGCAGAACGGCCCGGACCACCCACTCGCCGCTGTGCCGCCGCGAGCACCTCACGCGCCACGCGCCCGGGCAGAATCTCCGCCAGGCGCTCCTGCCCCGCTGCCACAATCTCCCGCGCCTCCTGCAGCCCCGCTTGCGCCAACTGGCGGGCATGGTCGCGCCCCAGTCCGAAGCATGTCAGCCGCGCGAGCGGCAACTCCTCCGGCGTGAGACCGTGGCCGAGGCACTCGGCATGGCGACGCAGGCCCTCGGTGCTCGCCGCCCGCCAGCCGCGCTCGAGGCCGATGTCCGCCAGCGTCTCGACCAGCCACCCGACGACCTCCCCGAGGTGCCCCAGGCGCGCCGCCGCCAGGCGCACGCCGCGTTCCACCTCGTACGTGTCCTCGCTGCCCAGCCATCGGTATAGCGTCAGCACCGTGCGGGCGGCGCGCTCCCGCACGCGCCAGTCGTGCCGCTGGTCGCCCAGAAGTTCCTCCAGCAACTCGCCGTCTTGCCCCAGCTCCCCCGCGTGGCGCCGCAAGGCCTCCAGGTAGTCGCTGCGCCCCCCCCCGCCCGGGGGACCGGCTTCGCGGGCCTCGGCCGTCATGGCGGCGATGAACGTGGCCTCCAGCTCCGTCGGTGGGCGCGGCCGGGCGGCCCATGCGGCCAGCCAGCAGAATGTCTCGAAGCATACACCCGCCGCCGCGGCCCGCTGCCCGAGCGAGGTCGGCGCCACGCGCGCCCCGATCGTGTGCACGAGACCGCTGTCACGGCAGCGGGTCAGCACCTCGCGGATGCTGTCGGGCAGCTCCGCGCGGCTCTGGAGGTAGGCGCTGAACGTCCCGGCATAGACTTCATCCAGCGACGCCCCGCGCATGGCGGCCCCGGCGGCGATGGTCAGGGCTGCTTCGGCGGGCTGCAGCCCCATGAGCGCCGGTTCCGGCGGGCTGAAGGTGCTTCTGAGATAGCGCGCAGCGAGGGCCTCGGCGGCCAGGTCGGAGTCCGCCAGCAGAATGCCGCGCCCGAAGCCGCCGGAGCCGAGGCGCCCCGCACGGCCGGCGCGGTTCTCGAAGTCTGCCCGCGAGATGGGGGAGAGGGCCGAGGGCGCGCCGGCGATCTCGCTCTGCCAGCCGTGCGGGTCGATGATGACGTTCCGGGCCGGGAGGTTCACTCCCAGCGCCAGCGTCGGCGTCGAGCAGAGCACAAGCACCTCCCCGGCGGCAAAGGCCTGCTCCACCGCCCGCCGGTCCTCGCACTGCAGGTCGGCGCTGTGGAAGGCCACGCCGCACGCCATGAGCCGCTGCAGTTGCTCGCGGACGGCCGTGCGCTCGAGGTCGGCCAGCGCGTGGGGTCCGGCGTCCTCCCCATCACGAGCAGTGCGGGCCTCCACCCCGCCCCCGGTCTCTTGGTCCGTTCCGCCCCTCTGCGGGCTGAAAGCCCGCACTACTGAGGTGGCATCCTCCAGCCTCTCCGCCACTGCCAGCGCCAGCCGCAGTGCCGTCGCCCGGTCCCGGACGAAGAGGATCGTCGGCTCCTTGCGGCGGGCGAAGTGCAGGGCGAGGCGGGCCGCCGTATCGTTCGCGTTGTCGTCATCGGCCGCCGCGAAGCCCTCCAGCCGCTCCTCCACCATGCGCCCCTGGGCGCCCACATAGGAGAAGTGGTTGCCGACCAGCACACCCTTGCGCAGCTCCACCGGGCGCTCGTTGGTCTCCAGCCATTCTGCCCCCAGGTAGTCGGCCAGGCGCGGCGAGGCTCCGAGACACGCCGACAGCCCGACGATCTGCAGGCCCTCGCCTCGCTTGGCCTGCGCCAGCCGCCGCAGCTCTCCGAGCAGCAGCTCCAGGCACGGGCCGCGCTCGGGTTCGGACAGCGTCTGCAACTCGTCAATGACCGCCAGGCCCAGGAACTGCGACACACCGCCGCGCGCCCACAGCGCCCTGACCTTCTCAGGGATGGCGAGGGCGATGTCAAAGTCACCGCTGGTGAAGCGGCGGTCATCCTGCCGCCGGTCGCGAGTAGTGACGATGATACGCAGGCCCAGGGAGCTGTACAGCGCGGTGAAGTGGGCGAACTTGTCCTCGGCGAGGGCTTTGGTGGGGACGAGGTACAGCACCTTGCGTCCGGCGAGCGCGGCCCGCGTGGCGGCCATCTCGCCGACAAACGTCTTGCCGGCGCTCGTGGGCGCCTGCACGATCAGGTTCCGCCCGGCCAGCACGCCATGGCGCGCCACGGCCGCCTCCTGAACCGGCAGCAACTCCTGACCGTACGCTTCTTCCCAGACCCGGATCAACTGTGGTGGTGCGTTGTAGGCTTCGAGGGATGCGATGCGCATGGGGGTTCCCTCCCTTGACCAGACCGGGCGGGAGTGTATCGAACAAACGTTCGCCTGTCAAGCGCCAATCGCCGGCCTTGCGTGACGCTTGCGGAAGGCCTGGCACTGCCACCCCCGGTCTTGCGCGTGGCCGACGAAGGAGACGCCCCCACCGACGGCCAATCCCTCCGGCATGGTCATTGATGCACATGTCCACCTCAAGCATGGAGACGCCGCCGCCACCGAGTACCCGGCCGAGACCGTCGTGCAGGTCATGGACGCGGTCGGCATTGACCGCTCGGTGGTCTTCGCGATGTCCACCGACACTCGCCATGCCATCGAGATGGCCGCGGCCGCCGTCGCGCAGTTCCCCGACCGGCTCATCCCGTACGCCTACGCCCTGCCACACTATGAGCGGCCGGTGATCGACGAGCTGGCCGAGGCCATTCGCCTGGGCTTCCGGGGGATCAAGCTGCACATCGGCGAGTGCCGCCTGACGACCTACCTCGCCGACCCGGTGTTCCGCCTCGCGGGCGACATGGGGGTGCCGTGCCTGGTGGACTTCGGCGGCGACCTGAAAGCTGCCGAGCGCCTCGCGACCGACTTCCCAGATACGAAGCTCATCGTCGCTCACTTCGGGCGCTACCTGTGCACCGATCCGCTCCTGATGCGCGAGTGCTTGGCGCTCGCCGAGCGGCGTCCGAATGTGTGGGTGGATGCTTCGGGGGTCGTGATGCCCTGGATCATCGCTGAAGGTGTGCGGCGGATTGGCGCGGCGCGCCTGCTGTGGG
This window contains:
- a CDS encoding amidohydrolase, which encodes MVIDAHVHLKHGDAAATEYPAETVVQVMDAVGIDRSVVFAMSTDTRHAIEMAAAAVAQFPDRLIPYAYALPHYERPVIDELAEAIRLGFRGIKLHIGECRLTTYLADPVFRLAGDMGVPCLVDFGGDLKAAERLATDFPDTKLIVAHFGRYLCTDPLLMRECLALAERRPNVWVDASGVVMPWIIAEGVRRIGAARLLWGSDGPHVMPDLVSSAAEPLRQIRALGLTSEDEAMVLGGTAAGLLGA
- a CDS encoding DEAD/DEAH box helicase, translating into MRIASLEAYNAPPQLIRVWEEAYGQELLPVQEAAVARHGVLAGRNLIVQAPTSAGKTFVGEMAATRAALAGRKVLYLVPTKALAEDKFAHFTALYSSLGLRIIVTTRDRRQDDRRFTSGDFDIALAIPEKVRALWARGGVSQFLGLAVIDELQTLSEPERGPCLELLLGELRRLAQAKRGEGLQIVGLSACLGASPRLADYLGAEWLETNERPVELRKGVLVGNHFSYVGAQGRMVEERLEGFAAADDDNANDTAARLALHFARRKEPTILFVRDRATALRLALAVAERLEDATSVVRAFSPQRGGTDQETGGGVEARTARDGEDAGPHALADLERTAVREQLQRLMACGVAFHSADLQCEDRRAVEQAFAAGEVLVLCSTPTLALGVNLPARNVIIDPHGWQSEIAGAPSALSPISRADFENRAGRAGRLGSGGFGRGILLADSDLAAEALAARYLRSTFSPPEPALMGLQPAEAALTIAAGAAMRGASLDEVYAGTFSAYLQSRAELPDSIREVLTRCRDSGLVHTIGARVAPTSLGQRAAAAGVCFETFCWLAAWAARPRPPTELEATFIAAMTAEAREAGPPGGGGRSDYLEALRRHAGELGQDGELLEELLGDQRHDWRVRERAARTVLTLYRWLGSEDTYEVERGVRLAAARLGHLGEVVGWLVETLADIGLERGWRAASTEGLRRHAECLGHGLTPEELPLARLTCFGLGRDHARQLAQAGLQEAREIVAAGQERLAEILPGRVAREVLAAAQRRVGGPGRSAPRDVSGGPGSPAPREAEAPPLPALVLSHDRPDLAVFFGQPVPLRPAEFRLLHTLAEKPGKCVSYEVLYDRMWGEPLAEPGQIYAHRSRLCGKLAQAFPDRDAREIVTTIPRHGLMLNLPPQEVVLS